Genomic segment of Clostridium sp. Marseille-P299:
GATTCCAAGGGTTTCCATGGTTCGTAATGCTTCACGGATGGAATTTCTACTTAAGTTTAAATCAAGAGACATTTCACGTTCCGTTGGAAGCTTGTCCCCTTCTTTTAACTTACCAGATTCCACTAAGTCTTTGATATATTGTATCACATTGCTATATGTTTTTTCATCTTTCATCGATAATAACCTTTCAATTCATACTTGCTATGCTAATTTCATGATTGTGGGTTAATATCCCGAATCATTTATTAAATGAAATTCATAAACAAAGAGGCTCCAATTACGGTTAATAAACCAGCTACAGCAATGGATAAACTACTCATAGCTCCTTCAATTTCACCCATCTCTAATGCTTTGGCAGTTCCTACTGCATGTGATGAAGTACCAATGGAAAGACCTTTCGCGATTGGATGTGTGATGCGAAATATTTTACAAATTGCCTCAGCCATCATGTTTCCAAACACACCAGTTATGATGATAACTGCAACTGTTATGGTTACGATTCCACCAAGTTCTTCTGAAACACCCATTCCTATCGCTGTTGTAATCGACTTTGGTAGTAACGTCACGTATTGCTCATGGGTAAAATTAAATAAGGTACATAAAAGCAATACACTTACAAGGCTTGTTAAAACTCCAGATGCTATTCCAATAAGAATCGCTTTTATGTTATGTTTTAAAAGTTCCATTTGCTCATAAAGAGGTATTGCAAGACAGACCGTAGCTGGTGTTAACAAATAGCTAAGGTATTTTGCACCTTCATTGTAAGAACTATAGTCAATTTTTAAAACCGATAATACCAACATTACAAAGAGTATGGATATTAAAAGAGGGTTAAATATTGCTAATTTTAACTTCTTCTTTAATAACATTCCAATTTCATAACCTAATAAACTAATTCCGACACCAAAAAAGAGGGAATTTCCAAAAAACTCATTCATTTATTCTCAGACTCCTTTATGTAAGTATTATTTTTTCTTTCGTTTTTTCTTATATCATAATAAATGACTCTTTGCGTAATCCTACCAGTTACAGCCATTACTGCAATCGTTGTTATGATAATAATTATAACAAGCTGAACCCATATATCCTTTATTGCATTCCAAGATACAATGAGCCCAACCCCAGCAGGGATAAACATAAGAGACATAATCTCTATAAGAAAACTACTCGCCTCTTTTACTGCACTTACCTTTATGCTCTTTGTCATAAGAAGTGCTAGCATTATAACGAGTCCATAAATACTTGCAGGTATCGGT
This window contains:
- a CDS encoding LrgB family protein, with protein sequence MNEFFGNSLFFGVGISLLGYEIGMLLKKKLKLAIFNPLLISILFVMLVLSVLKIDYSSYNEGAKYLSYLLTPATVCLAIPLYEQMELLKHNIKAILIGIASGVLTSLVSVLLLCTLFNFTHEQYVTLLPKSITTAIGMGVSEELGGIVTITVAVIIITGVFGNMMAEAICKIFRITHPIAKGLSIGTSSHAVGTAKALEMGEIEGAMSSLSIAVAGLLTVIGASLFMNFI
- a CDS encoding CidA/LrgA family protein — its product is MKYIRQFGIILAVTFIGEILKYLIPLPIPASIYGLVIMLALLMTKSIKVSAVKEASSFLIEIMSLMFIPAGVGLIVSWNAIKDIWVQLVIIIIITTIAVMAVTGRITQRVIYYDIRKNERKNNTYIKESENK